One window from the genome of Salvia splendens isolate huo1 chromosome 9, SspV2, whole genome shotgun sequence encodes:
- the LOC121747185 gene encoding oxygen-evolving enhancer protein 1, chloroplastic-like codes for MATSSLQAAATFMQPTKAGRSGLHFRPAQGISKAFGVETSAARLTCSLQDFAHKCTDAAKIAGFALASSALLVSGASAEGVPKRLTFDEIQSKTYLEVKGTGTANQCPTIDGGVESFAFKAGKYNAKKFCLEPTSFTVKAEGVSKNSPAEFQKTKLMTRLTYTLDEIEGPLEVSQDGTLKFEEKDGIDYAAVTVQLPGGERVPFLFTIKNLVASGKPESFSGEFLVPSYRGSSFLDPKGRGGSTGYDNAVALPAGGRGDEEELEKENNKNVASLTGNITLSVTKSKPETGEVIGVFESIQPSDTDLGSKAPKDVKIQGVWYAQLE; via the exons ATGGCAACGTCATCATTACAGGCGGCCGCCACCTTCATGCAGCCCACCAAGGCTGGCCGCAGCGGCCTCCATTTCCGCCCTGCTCAAGGCATCAGCAAGGCCTTCGGAGTCGAAACCTCCGCCGCCAGATTGACTTGCTCTCTCCAAGACTTTGCTCACAAATGCACCGACGCAGCAAAGATCGCTGGCTTCGCCCTCGCTTCCTCCGCCCTCCTTGTCTCG GGAGCAAGTGCTGAAGGTGTGCCGAAGAGGCTAACATTCGACGAGATCCAGAGCAAGACCTACCTAGAAGTGAAAGGCACCGGCACAGCCAACCAGTGCCCCACCATCGACGGCGGCGTTGAGTCGTTCGCCTTCAAGGCGGGCAAATACAACGCCAAGAAATTCTGCCTGGAGCCAACCTCGTTCACCGTGAAAGCGGAGGGCGTGAGCAAGAACTCCCCCGCAGAGTTCCAGAAGACGAAGCTGATGACGAGGCTGACCTACACGCTGGACGAGATCGAGGGACCCTTGGAGGTCTCCCAGGACGGCACGCTCAAGTTCGAGGAGAAGGACGGCATCGACTATGCGGCCGTCACCGTCCAGCTCCCCGGAGGCGAGCGCGTGCCCTTCCTCTTCACCATCAAGAATCTAGTAGCTTCTGGGAAGCCAGAGAGCTTCAGCGGGGAGTTCCTTGTGCCGTCCTACCGGGGCTCCTCCTTCCTCGACCCGAAGGGCCGCGGTGGGTCCACTGGCTACGACAACGCCGTGGCGCTGCCGGCTGGGGGCCGTGGGGACGAGGAGGAGCTGGAGAAGGAGAACAACAAGAATGTGGCGTCGCTGACGGGGAATATTACGCTAAGCGTGACGAAGAGCAAGCCGGAGACGGGGGAGGTGATCGGAGTGTTTGAGAGC